From Candidatus Atribacteria bacterium:
TTTCCAACCCTTTGATGATATCTTTTGTTTCCTGCTCTGAAAGTTTTTTAAGCATCTGGGTAAAATATTCTTCTTTTTTTTGGCGAAAGTCATTGCAAAATTTCTGACTCTTCCCGGTTAAAGATATTTTTACCACTCTTCGGTCATCTTTAGTGCGCTCACGTTTTACAATTTTTTTTTGTTCGAGCCTATCCAGGATTCCTGATACAGTACTGTCAGATAATCCTAGGATTATCTGACAGTACTGTATCAGGAATCCTGGATAGGCTCGAACAAAAAAAAATTGTAA
This genomic window contains:
- a CDS encoding MarR family transcriptional regulator, with the translated sequence LQFFFVRAYPGFLIQYCQIILGLSDSTVSGILDRLEQKKIVKRERTKDDRRVVKISLTGKSQKFCNDFRQKKEEYFTQMLKKLSEQETKDIIKGLEILNLALANDEHQIQ